A genomic region of Sulfobacillus acidophilus DSM 10332 contains the following coding sequences:
- a CDS encoding glutamine synthetase, type III (PFAM: Glutamine synthetase, catalytic domain~TIGRFAM: glutamine synthetase, type III~COGs: COG0174 Glutamine synthetase~InterPro IPR008146:IPR017536~KEGG: tgr:Tgr7_1698 glutamine synthetase, type III~PFAM: Glutamine synthetase, catalytic region~PRIAM: Glutamate--ammonia ligase~SPTR: Glutamine synthetase, type III;~TIGRFAM: Glutamine synthetase, type III) yields the protein MLSRISDIFESPVRYVMVSFTDLHGVLRAKLVPKSHLNSVLETGAGFAGFAIGSVGQGPHDPDLTVRPDLSHWIPLNDAPDIAWTIGNLLLDGQPWHFCTRSLLQKVTEELRQQGIQAKVGIEAEFYLVKETENGHIIPADTYDRAAKTCYQLDVLARHLPFLTDAIDGLESLGIDVYQVDHEDGPSQFEINWVYDDALVTADRFSFLRFWVKRVAQREGLIATFMPKPFSHLTGSGAHVHLSLWDTHTGRNLFDDPTDPSGLSMMAHHFIAGVLSHAAALTAFVAPTVNSYKRLSSPTSLSGATWSPTTITVGANNRTHLIRIPGPGRFEFRAMDSSVNPYLGLAALLVAGFDGIRRRLPNIEPSKENMYGLSSTEIVDRHISRLPGSLDRALDALEADPLFSDAFGDAFIKGFLAYKRSEWDEYHQTVSPQEIQHYLFQ from the coding sequence TCTTAGAAACTGGCGCGGGCTTTGCGGGTTTTGCAATTGGTAGTGTCGGTCAAGGACCCCATGATCCGGATTTGACGGTCCGGCCTGATCTATCTCATTGGATTCCCTTGAACGATGCGCCGGACATCGCTTGGACCATCGGAAATCTTCTGTTAGATGGTCAGCCCTGGCATTTTTGCACCCGAAGCCTGCTTCAAAAAGTGACGGAAGAGTTGCGTCAACAAGGGATCCAAGCCAAAGTCGGTATCGAAGCCGAGTTTTATTTGGTCAAAGAAACCGAGAACGGACACATTATCCCTGCCGACACTTATGATCGCGCCGCCAAAACATGTTATCAACTGGATGTCTTAGCTCGTCATTTACCGTTTTTAACCGACGCCATCGACGGCTTGGAATCGTTAGGAATTGACGTCTATCAAGTCGATCATGAAGACGGGCCTAGCCAATTCGAAATTAATTGGGTTTATGACGACGCGCTAGTTACCGCCGATCGGTTTAGTTTCCTGAGGTTTTGGGTTAAACGAGTAGCCCAGCGGGAGGGGCTCATCGCCACATTTATGCCGAAACCTTTTTCCCATTTAACCGGCAGTGGAGCACACGTCCATTTATCTCTATGGGATACGCACACCGGTCGGAATCTCTTTGACGATCCGACTGACCCATCGGGACTTAGTATGATGGCGCACCACTTTATTGCAGGGGTTTTGTCACATGCGGCCGCCCTCACCGCCTTTGTTGCCCCTACCGTAAATTCGTATAAACGGTTAAGCAGTCCCACCAGTCTCTCAGGGGCCACCTGGTCTCCCACGACCATTACCGTAGGGGCCAACAACCGAACCCATCTTATTCGTATTCCCGGCCCGGGTCGGTTTGAATTCCGGGCGATGGATTCCTCTGTTAATCCCTACCTGGGGTTGGCCGCCTTGTTGGTGGCCGGGTTCGATGGGATTCGGCGCCGCCTACCCAATATAGAACCTTCTAAAGAAAACATGTACGGCCTTTCTTCCACCGAAATCGTAGACCGTCACATTTCCCGTCTACCGGGATCGCTCGATCGTGCTCTGGATGCCTTAGAAGCTGACCCGCTCTTTTCGGACGCGTTTGGTGATGCCTTTATCAAAGGCTTTCTCGCCTATAAGCGCTCCGAGTGGGACGAATATCACCAAACCGTATCCCCCCAGGAAATTCAACACTATTTGTTTCAATAA